A single genomic interval of Pyrobaculum arsenaticum DSM 13514 harbors:
- a CDS encoding ATP-dependent DNA ligase, whose amino-acid sequence MQFGELVKALAAVESTTQRSVMVKLLASLFKKALPEEIDKVIYLILGDLRPPWEGLELGVGEKLCLRALAKATGTSQAELESMYKKTGDIGEAARRALASSKRPGLLAFGSQKPLEVSEVYDALIKVARATGEGAQDMKIALLSSLFARSSPEEGKYIARFVVGKLRLGVADMTIIEALADAYGVRKEDLERAYHVYPDLGHLAKLVASGKPLDEVKVTPGVPVLPMLAQRLSSSSEILAKLGGAAICEYKYDGERAQIHISQSGVRIFSRRLEDITHAYPDVVKAVREAVSAREAILEGEIVAVDPDTGEMLPFQELMHRKRKHEVAAAMEMYPTVLYLFDIVYVDGEDLTNEPLIYRRVKLSEIVHESDKVQIAKWQMFDDPDTVDVFFHEAVSVGTEGLICKSPTSEYEMGARGWNWIKYKRDYKSEMIDTVDLVVVGAFYGRGKRAGLYGAFLLAAYDPSSDMFYTVCKVGSGFTDADLKKMYEILQPLKIPHRHPRVSSKMEADVWFVPQVVIEVIGAEITLSPLHTCCLGAVRPGVGLAVRFPRFTGRYRTDKGPEQATTVAEMLELYKRQKKVAQPE is encoded by the coding sequence GTGCAGTTTGGCGAGTTGGTAAAGGCGCTGGCCGCCGTCGAGTCCACGACGCAGAGGAGCGTAATGGTGAAGCTTTTGGCCTCGCTCTTCAAGAAGGCGTTGCCTGAGGAGATAGACAAGGTTATCTACTTGATTTTGGGGGATCTGAGGCCTCCTTGGGAGGGCCTTGAGCTAGGGGTGGGGGAGAAGCTGTGTCTCAGAGCTTTGGCAAAGGCCACTGGGACATCCCAGGCGGAGCTGGAGTCTATGTATAAGAAGACGGGCGACATAGGCGAGGCGGCGCGGCGGGCTCTTGCATCGTCAAAGCGACCGGGGCTTCTGGCTTTCGGCTCGCAGAAGCCGCTGGAGGTGTCCGAGGTCTACGATGCCCTTATCAAGGTGGCGAGGGCGACCGGCGAGGGGGCGCAAGACATGAAAATCGCCCTCCTCTCCTCGCTTTTTGCCAGGTCCTCTCCTGAGGAGGGGAAGTACATCGCCCGTTTTGTTGTTGGGAAGCTTAGGCTCGGCGTTGCCGACATGACGATAATCGAGGCGCTGGCGGATGCCTACGGCGTGAGGAAGGAGGATTTAGAGAGGGCCTACCACGTCTACCCCGACCTCGGCCACCTCGCCAAGCTCGTCGCCTCCGGGAAGCCCCTGGACGAGGTGAAGGTGACGCCTGGCGTCCCCGTCCTCCCCATGTTGGCGCAGAGGCTCTCCTCGTCGTCTGAGATCTTGGCTAAACTGGGAGGCGCAGCGATATGTGAGTATAAATACGACGGGGAGAGGGCGCAGATACACATCTCGCAGAGCGGCGTGAGGATTTTCAGCCGGAGGCTTGAGGACATCACCCACGCCTACCCGGACGTGGTCAAGGCCGTGAGGGAGGCCGTGTCGGCGAGAGAGGCCATACTGGAGGGGGAGATCGTTGCGGTGGATCCAGACACCGGCGAAATGTTGCCGTTTCAAGAGCTTATGCACAGGAAGAGGAAGCACGAGGTGGCGGCGGCGATGGAGATGTACCCCACAGTCCTCTACCTCTTCGACATCGTGTACGTCGACGGGGAGGATTTGACCAACGAGCCTTTGATATACCGCCGCGTGAAGCTTTCTGAAATAGTCCATGAAAGCGACAAGGTGCAAATAGCGAAGTGGCAGATGTTCGACGACCCGGATACTGTTGATGTGTTTTTCCACGAGGCAGTCTCAGTGGGCACAGAGGGCCTGATCTGTAAGTCGCCGACGTCGGAGTACGAAATGGGAGCGAGGGGGTGGAACTGGATTAAGTACAAGCGCGACTACAAGAGCGAGATGATAGATACGGTGGATCTAGTGGTGGTGGGGGCCTTCTACGGCCGTGGAAAAAGAGCCGGCCTCTACGGCGCCTTTCTCCTAGCCGCCTACGACCCCTCCAGTGATATGTTCTACACCGTGTGCAAAGTGGGCAGCGGCTTTACAGACGCAGATTTGAAGAAAATGTATGAGATCCTCCAGCCTCTAAAAATACCTCACAGACACCCCCGGGTATCATCAAAGATGGAGGCCGACGTGTGGTTTGTGCCGCAGGTGGTAATAGAGGTAATTGGCGCAGAGATCACTCTCTCTCCGCTACACACTTGTTGTCTTGGCGCCGTTAGGCCTGGGGTTGGGCTAGCGGTGAGGTTCCCCCGCTTCACTGGCCGCTATAGGACAGACAAGGGGCCGGAGCAAGCCACCACAGTCGCCGAGATGCTAGAGCTCTACAAAAGGCAGAAAAAGGTGGCTCAGCCTGAGTAG
- a CDS encoding carbohydrate kinase family protein, giving the protein MKVASIGNLNFDIYLRISELPGPDENIEALDLYTGGGGSAANFAVAVARMGLGARFIGAVGDDPLGDISLRELLAEGVEVAVKRVTGVRSGVVVVLVHPDGIKRMVSFRGANLGLTPADLTLDKFEGVNHIHLATGRTELITKAKEIAREVGASVSVDGGTALARKGLEIVRATVEGVDVVFMNHVEAKMLANTGDHRSAVEKLAKELKVGELVVTLGPLGAVAYRGGKLLHVDAFKVAALDTTGAGDSFAAAYIAMHLRGRDLYEKLLFANAAAAIKVTRPGARSSPRYDEVRSFLESLGYKI; this is encoded by the coding sequence GTGAAGGTGGCGTCTATTGGGAACCTCAATTTTGACATATATCTCAGAATATCCGAGTTGCCCGGCCCCGACGAGAACATCGAGGCGTTGGACTTGTACACTGGGGGCGGAGGCTCTGCTGCGAACTTCGCCGTAGCAGTGGCTAGAATGGGCCTAGGCGCCAGGTTCATAGGCGCAGTCGGCGACGACCCACTGGGAGATATATCGCTAAGAGAGCTCTTGGCCGAAGGCGTCGAGGTTGCTGTGAAGAGGGTCACCGGGGTTAGGTCGGGGGTTGTCGTCGTTCTCGTGCACCCAGACGGTATTAAGAGAATGGTGTCGTTTCGCGGCGCCAACCTGGGCCTCACCCCGGCGGACTTGACTCTGGACAAGTTCGAGGGTGTTAATCACATCCACTTGGCCACTGGCAGGACTGAGCTGATAACCAAGGCGAAGGAAATTGCCAGAGAAGTAGGCGCCTCGGTGTCTGTCGATGGGGGGACCGCACTGGCGAGGAAGGGGCTGGAGATCGTGAGGGCGACTGTAGAGGGCGTCGACGTGGTTTTTATGAACCACGTAGAGGCTAAAATGCTCGCCAACACCGGCGATCATAGATCGGCTGTGGAGAAGCTGGCAAAAGAGCTTAAAGTCGGCGAGCTGGTCGTCACGCTGGGCCCCCTTGGCGCCGTAGCATATAGAGGAGGAAAACTTCTACATGTAGATGCTTTCAAAGTCGCTGCGTTGGACACAACGGGGGCTGGCGACAGCTTCGCGGCGGCGTATATAGCCATGCACCTAAGAGGGAGGGATTTGTATGAAAAGTTGTTATTCGCCAACGCCGCGGCGGCTATTAAGGTGACGAGGCCGGGCGCCCGCTCGTCGCCGAGGTATGACGAAGTCCGCTCTTTTCTTGAGTCTCTTGGGTACAAGATTTAA
- a CDS encoding nucleotidyltransferase family protein has product MKAVILAAGLGTRLRPITFFVPKPLVAVRGVPLISRIIEWLRLNGVREIAVVGYYMQDILERYLSEFYPDITFFKSRKLLGTAGQLYYAKEWAEGDVAVANTDVLTNLDLTPPLQLHKQTGALLTVVGQNLRTSLRFGVLEMEGAMLKAWREKPTFEYITSTGIYIASEEVLKNLEERYLDMNELASSLLPRVAVYVAKEAVFHDVGTLDDLLKAGGLEVSCLKP; this is encoded by the coding sequence GTGAAGGCTGTAATACTTGCCGCTGGGCTGGGGACGAGGCTGAGGCCAATAACTTTTTTCGTCCCGAAGCCCCTGGTTGCCGTTAGGGGTGTTCCGCTGATATCTCGCATTATAGAGTGGCTAAGGCTAAACGGGGTCAGGGAAATCGCGGTGGTGGGGTACTACATGCAGGACATCTTGGAGAGATACCTCTCCGAGTTTTACCCAGATATTACTTTTTTCAAGTCGAGAAAACTATTGGGGACAGCGGGCCAGCTTTATTATGCGAAGGAGTGGGCGGAGGGGGACGTTGCCGTCGCTAATACAGACGTCTTGACAAACCTAGATTTAACCCCGCCTCTCCAGTTGCATAAACAGACGGGGGCTTTGCTAACTGTTGTAGGGCAGAATCTCAGAACCTCCTTGCGCTTCGGCGTTCTCGAAATGGAGGGCGCCATGTTAAAGGCTTGGAGGGAGAAGCCAACTTTTGAATATATAACTTCCACAGGTATTTACATAGCTTCCGAGGAAGTGCTCAAAAACCTGGAGGAGCGCTACCTCGACATGAACGAGCTGGCCTCCTCTCTTCTACCTCGCGTGGCGGTGTACGTGGCGAAGGAGGCGGTCTTTCACGACGTCGGGACGCTGGACGACCTCTTAAAGGCCGGGGGGTTAGAAGTAAGCTGTTTGAAGCCGTAA
- a CDS encoding NfeD family protein: MSRLVTLVALLDDLLLFVSPAVLACVLYAFGLIPLWTAAVISAPFIVLAVYVGVKVFKEGPRGFAYVGGRGVAVEDLRPSGVVKIGGEYWRAICRDCAVGAGECVVVEEVKDGVAYVRPCS; the protein is encoded by the coding sequence ATGTCTCGGCTTGTGACGCTGGTTGCGCTACTTGACGACCTCTTGCTTTTCGTGTCGCCGGCTGTACTCGCATGCGTGTTATACGCCTTTGGCCTCATCCCGCTGTGGACAGCTGCGGTGATTTCCGCCCCTTTCATAGTCTTGGCGGTTTACGTAGGCGTGAAGGTGTTTAAGGAGGGGCCGAGAGGGTTCGCCTATGTTGGGGGGAGGGGGGTAGCTGTAGAGGATCTTCGGCCTTCTGGAGTAGTGAAAATAGGTGGGGAATACTGGAGGGCAATATGTAGGGACTGCGCTGTTGGGGCTGGGGAGTGTGTGGTGGTGGAGGAGGTGAAGGATGGAGTGGCCTACGTCAGGCCGTGCAGCTGA
- a CDS encoding Clp1/GlmU family protein, whose amino-acid sequence MFRVAVPKGDTALVRGPAEVHCLDTCRVFGAVFQHFAVPPHKQYPVEGPAVFELEGGSLILVKGSTTPQDWAQLLEGVVALVGPTDSGKSSLTTYLLNLHVARGKKVCVVDADVGQSDIGPPGFVAYSCTSAPVPHIAELEPFDAYYVGSVNLQGMEELLIAGVVRCLRKAMAQYPHLVIINTPGWTTGRGVQLLRALADAVEPEVINIGEKVLPGLAVSKPPHIYPRGPQERKELRNYAFKRHIKPVAKVQIEPDIVANCRWDGSLNCPWGRYTPAEVKEPEKRGRDYLVPPHYLKHLLAALYRGGRLAGYAIVERLEPKIVMYSTTHEFDEVRIGKIRLDPQTLEELEPLP is encoded by the coding sequence ATGTTTAGAGTCGCGGTCCCCAAGGGCGACACTGCCCTTGTAAGAGGGCCGGCCGAGGTTCATTGCCTAGACACGTGCAGAGTCTTCGGAGCGGTGTTCCAGCACTTCGCCGTTCCGCCCCACAAGCAGTACCCAGTAGAGGGCCCCGCAGTTTTTGAGCTCGAAGGCGGATCGCTGATCTTAGTAAAGGGATCAACGACGCCGCAGGACTGGGCGCAACTGCTTGAAGGAGTTGTGGCATTGGTGGGGCCTACGGACTCGGGGAAAAGTAGCCTCACGACGTATTTGCTAAATCTGCACGTCGCCAGAGGCAAAAAAGTCTGTGTGGTAGACGCCGACGTCGGCCAGTCCGACATAGGGCCTCCAGGATTCGTCGCGTATAGTTGCACCTCGGCTCCGGTTCCCCATATAGCGGAGCTGGAGCCGTTTGACGCGTACTACGTCGGCTCTGTGAATCTCCAGGGAATGGAGGAATTGTTAATAGCGGGCGTAGTTCGGTGCCTCAGAAAGGCCATGGCGCAATACCCCCACCTCGTTATTATAAACACGCCGGGATGGACCACGGGAAGAGGCGTGCAGTTGTTAAGGGCGTTGGCAGACGCAGTGGAGCCAGAGGTTATAAACATAGGGGAGAAGGTGTTGCCAGGCCTTGCGGTGTCGAAGCCTCCCCACATCTATCCAAGAGGCCCGCAGGAGAGGAAGGAGCTGAGGAACTACGCGTTCAAGAGGCATATCAAACCAGTTGCCAAAGTACAGATAGAGCCTGACATAGTTGCCAACTGCCGGTGGGACGGCTCACTGAACTGTCCCTGGGGGAGGTACACACCTGCCGAGGTGAAGGAGCCGGAGAAGAGGGGTAGGGATTATTTAGTGCCGCCGCACTACCTGAAACACCTGCTGGCGGCGCTCTACAGAGGCGGAAGACTTGCGGGATACGCAATAGTGGAGAGGCTGGAGCCTAAAATAGTCATGTATTCTACGACACACGAATTCGACGAGGTGAGAATCGGCAAGATCAGGCTAGACCCCCAGACCTTAGAAGAACTTGAGCCGTTGCCCTAG